One Sparus aurata chromosome 23, fSpaAur1.1, whole genome shotgun sequence genomic window, TATATTCAAATTATAACAGTAAAAGGaggatgatgagaagaagagaaTGATTTAGCTGAAGTCTACCTCCTTGTTGAGCAGACAGTGGACAATGAAGAGGAAGGTGCCCTGCTGGGAGTTGAGAATTATAAACAGGACCTGAAAGAAGAGATTCGACTGGTACAGGCCCAGAATCCAGGTACAGCCCAAGATGACAAACTGGGCCACGATCTTGAACAAAATCAACCTGTAAAAATCATTAGAATTGAATTAGTTCATAAAAGCGCTTAAAAAATAGAGTACAGTATTTTCAACAGTTTGATTATGTTGACACCGGTCATCATAACGCCTACAATGAAGTCGGTGATATACTGTaatactgtgtgctgtgtgaatTCACACCAAGTTTCCTGGAAAACAGGCAGTTCTGTTGACCAAGTCAAGCAATGCAATCCAGACCCAGATTACACTTTTGTCATTGCAAAGCTCTTGAACATTCCTGGTTCATACCTGGTGTCTTTGGATTGAGAAATGTCACTCCTCATGTTGGCCAGGGTGGGTCTCAGACTCCACAGAGTAGCAAGAAACAAAACCCAATTCagcttaaacaaaaaaacaaaaaagacagagaaactgAGCGAAGATAGAAGTGCATAGGTATATTCCAGCCTCATTAGCATTTAGTTAACATCTTCCTGTTTTGCCTTATTGCCCGCTTTCTCATATGTTTGAACAGCCATATCACTCACATCCAACGTAAAAAGACTAGGGGCAAagttttgtctttgcatttTACTACATGCAGTTGGTCTTAGGGTTGGGCGATGTCTACTGAGTTGGCATATGGACGATGGACATTGTCCACAGTGAAGCATTGGACAACGAGATTGTTGCTGTGTGTTAAACAGAATGAATGGGACATGCAGACACAATGTGAGTGCATTGAGCAGCAACAAACttcttttaatttcttctccaacatGTCACAAACCCCAACAGCTCCTGCCTTTTGGCAACTCTAAGAGGACACActactggttttttttttacttggagGGGGGACTTTTAAATCACGAAGTTATGATGGTCGGACTCAGTAATTTATGACTTCCAGCTATCAGAGATGGACAATGGCCTCGGTCCATTGGCCTGTTCCGAATTGGTCTTCATTAAAAACCCAGCACAGCATTGAGAAGAGCTTCAAGACATACATGTTGTATCTCCTTTAACATGGTCAACAACAATATTTTGTCAAAGTAAGTCTTGAAATGCATCTTGGCTTGTTTTTGGTAGGCAGAAAACTGGTTGATGTTGATCATGTTTCCATTTCAAAACATTAGATGCAGTTGTCGAGATCCAATGTACTCACTCCAAGGATAACTATCACAGGGCCTGTTAAAGCCCAGTTGAAAAGGCGCTTTGTGGAGAGCCAGCACCTGCAACAGAATCAAACAATCCTCTCAGCCCAACTGCCCATgagacaaacaggagaatatTAATTAGTACATGTATAACTGTTTGTCCTACTCACGCGTCCCCCTCAGTCGCACCATATCCATCAGAATATACCAATGCAGAAACACCCACAATCACAAACGGAACACCGTAGCCAATCACGTAGAGGAGTGGCCTGGGGAGGCCATCTCTCTGGATCACCTGCACCTTGGAGAGCCTTCTGACCAACAGGTGGAGCTGTAGTGCCTCCAGCAGCATCCACACAAAACTTGCAACAACTAAGAAGTGGAGAAGGCCCGCCATGACAGTGCAGGCCAGCTGTGAAGACACATAACAAGTATCTTGAAATCAAGCTTAATGCACAAGTGGATTTAACCACAGAAGTTGTTTTGCATGTTAGTCCCTCTTTACCTCATGTTCAAGATATCTGTCATTCCACAGCAGCAGTAGATGAGTTAAAGCAAGGTTGAGACACATGTGGAGACGGGCCGTATTGTTGATCTTGGGGTTCCAGCTACACAGGAGGAAGGTGAAGATGGCCAAACCGAAGAAGAACAGTccaacaatcacacacacacggttaaGCCACTCCAGGAAGGGATCTTCTGGTGGTGGctgagaagaaggaaaaaaagacatgcaTACTGTAGATCCTGATCAGCCCTACCTAACCTACTACCTGTATCATTTTGAAAGACTTGTATCACAGACAACAAGAATGTGATATACCTCTCCAATCTGCATGATGAGGGCAAAGGTAGAAAGGTGAGAGCAGCTGCACACTGTGTAGTTTTCATCAGAATACGCAACCCAGCAGCCTTCTACTGACCAATGCTCTCCATTATTTCCTCCCTCATCTATTTGTCCCTCCTCTTTGTTCTTGCTTTTCTCTTCCCAGTAGACACACGTCACTATGCCAGATTCAGGTACTTTCTAAGACAGcgagaaaaacagaaatcagaCACATAAAATGTCTTTCTAGATATatacaatcttcagattttggTTGATGATGTACCTTTTTATGTTGGATGGTAAAGTTGACAGGCTCAGTCAGGTTGGTGTTGTTAATTGCCGGTAAGACGGCAGTAAAAACATCAGAGTACAtctctgtcttgttttctgtttgaaagTATTGATGACTAAGGAGACTCTCCATCCCATTTAGTGTCAGAAaggcagctgctgcagaacCTGGGAGTGTCCACATGATATATGAAAGAACATCTTCGACAAACAGCCTGAATATTAAAACCACCGACAAGTGAAGTGAATAAAAAGGATCATCCCGCAAAattgcaatgttctgctgggataCTTTTGGTCCTGGCATAAATGTGAATGTCACTTGACACGAAGCACCCACTCAAACGTTGATGCGAACCAATTGCACCCTCGATGGCAACGGGGGTCCTCACTGGCAGTGACACCCCCTACAGGACAGTGCACCCTgccacactgcaaaaactgctcaggaattGCCCTGACAAtatgacaaagagctcaaggcaTTGACGTGGCCTTCACATTGCCCTGCTCCCAATCCTGTCGAGCATCTACAGGACATGCTAGAACAAGCccaatccatggaggccccTCCTTGCAGCCTGCATAATGCAAAATATTTGCTGCCAACACCTACGTGTCAGACACTACAGGATGACCCCAGAGGTACTGTGTTCATGCAGTCTGTTCCACAATGGGCCTCCATAGATCATAGTTGTTCAGAGACATCCATATGAGTGCCAAAACCCAAGGTTTCTCTGGAAGAACATTTGATGGTGACCAGATTATCTTGGTTATTCACTTCGCCATTCAGTGATTTTAATGTAATGGCTGTTCGGTGTATAAATGTTGAACACAGTCATTCTTTCCAATAAAGTCTCTCTCACCATTGTTGGCGCTGGCTAAAGCTTGCAAGTTGATTTCCATGGTCTGTCCTTGAGCAGAAAGACTTGCACTGCTGTTATCATGAGTCCCTGGGCCAATGACTTGTAAGCTCAAGTCTTGCACATGGATAAACAATACAGCATATTAATATTCCCAGAGAATTCAGATGTAGCCCATATAATCTTAACAAAAGGCAAATTCTCTTACCAACTGTTGGAGATTGCACCACTTTTTTGGTTTGGTTCTGAGTTGCGGGTACCATCGCAGCAACCAGGCGGTCTGAGATGCCCAGGATCACACTGCCAGTCTCTGCATCCCCTTCACTACTCACCTTGACTGACCTGGCACGGGGTCCAACACCTGAGACTTCCTTCAGGAATTTAAGTCATTGTCATGATTAAATAAACAGATCgtctaaaatacaaaaatccAAAGTTCTATATTTGTTGGATGTTAAGTACCATAGATGCAGCAAAACCGTTTGCCACCGTCTGCAAGCCAccaaggaggagaaagagaagagtgTTACGTTAGGTAGAATATGATTGCAGTGTTCTCCgcacatcacattacattacaccttaaaggagaacttcggtcgatttaaacatgcagcttcattgctcaagctacccttgacttgccagtaccgaagacgcaaacacatttggtcaaaccattacagagctccgtgaacgcagatttagcattgaacgctaacagcatggggtcagaactttacactgtgttttaagcgtcttaacatgctccacatctcacaccaaaagttatgcaacatcagcagacaccttagcacacagcactgtagcatgtatgactcaaaatgaataaaaaagtagttaaaacagtgtgtttgtgcaaggagctacttacctgtttgttgacatccgtgtcttccagtagctagaccaaactagtcaatccgtcgagcgtgcgcttactccctcactggcggaaacggaaacgtattccagcattttcgtgtttctgttcataatgtacatgtccattttacagcctgtcatgagccatgagccttacaatagcctgttaagcctgttgagtgcacactcggtggatatactagtttggtctaccggaagacgcggatgtcaacaaacaggtaagtagctgcttgcacagacacactgttttaactacttttttattcattgtgagtcataaacgctacagtgctgtgtgctaaggtgtctgctgatgttgcataacattcggtgtgagatgtggagcatgttaagacgcttaaaacagagtgtaaagttctgaccccatgctgttagcgttcaatgctaagtctccgttcacggagctctgtaatggctggaccaaatgttttcgcgtcttcggtactggcaagtcaagggtagcttgagcaatgaagctgcatgtttaaatcgaccgaagttctcctttaaggcagTCACGAACTGTGCAAACTGTCTCAACAATTAAATCATACTTTCAATTTCTCTTTAGTTGATCATTGACTAGCTTGCTAATAGCTTAACTAGAGGCACCCACAGGcacctttttattgttttgtcttgttttgggAATTTGGTATGTCGCTTGTTGTCAAggttttaagatgtttttactTGATTTATATTACTAACAGAAGCAATAAATAGTCAGTTATGCACCCACTGGTATAGAATAAAGAATTATTTGTCACAAGCTATGGTTTTCTTCATACCGCTTCTGGTAAGACGACACCTGAGCTGTTCTTAAGTTGTTGATCCATGTTGTCAAGGAAAGCTCTCTCTTTTGTCTGACCCTGgaataaaaagtgtttgtttagtATTTGTTCATTACGCTACACTGGGTACTTTGTAACATTTACAATCTCAAAATTATCATGTTTCCATTTCACAACAGTGAGACATTATTTTGTTATCATGGAGCAGGCTTGGTAAGTGCTAACTTCGACACCAAGCCCATTTCAGTACTGGCATCTAGATATTCTTGTATTAACATCCTAAAACattgttgatttatttcagtGGTGTAAAGATATGTGTTTGGACATTAttatgcaaaacattttttaattaatctggGCTTACCTCTAGGGGTTTGATTGCATCTAGTATCTCTTGAAGACCTGTcatcaatttagaaaaaaaatgtgcatgaaTGTATCATTTTATCTTTCTacactttttatatttttggatTAACTTTAAATTGAGTCCACTCACTTTGGCAAAATGAAACTCCCATCGTCCACACAATTCCAGTTGAAGGATAGAATCCATCAGGACAAGAACAATAGAAGGTCCCAGGTACATTTGTACACACAGTTTGTCTACCACATATACCTGGCGTTTCACTGCACTCATCTATATCTGTaaagtgagaaaacacacagttaaacaCACAACAGTAAGGCATATGATGGTCAAGACATACTAGTAGTTTTTACACACCTGTACATGGGTTAGAGACGCTGGCAATCACGTCTGGTTCGTTCAGCCGAAAACCAGGAAAGCAGGTGCAACTGTAAGATCCAATTGAGTTTGTGCAGTTGGCATCAGGACCACAGACAGTGGCATCTTCGAAACACTCATCAACATCTGCCAGAAGCAAGATACACAAATGACACAATAAAGCAAACAGCTTTGTGTCTGACACTTGATGTCTGTTGTAGGCCATTGAATTTGCAGCTCTCCATCTGCTTCAAGATGCAAGAAAACATCTTTCATCTGAAAAACATGCATTCAAATACCAATACAGATGTTGGTCTCGCTGGGTTCTTCAGCTCGTTCAGTAGGTTGGTAACCTGTTTCACATGCACAGGTGTGAGCTCCAGGTGTGTTGGTGCAAACAGAAACAGGACCGCAGATAGTTGAGTTGAAGCACTCATCGATGTCTGAAAATGGGATGGTTACTGTAAGTGAGTATCATTAAACTGAACATTGGTCCAAATCACATTTGCCTGATACATTACTGTCAAATTTAAACTTTGACATGAACAAATAGCCATATTCCAACTTCCAACTAGAAATTAGAATAATCTCAATGCCTAAATGTATCTGTAGCCAACATGGCTGAGTAAATGAAGTGACccttaaaatgtttattatgtTCAAGGTGTGGTCCATGTTGATGCTCCACACATAGTGTAGtctagtatagtatagtattgAATAGTATACGGACCCTGGCAAACAGGTGTTGCATCCGGTACATTCTGGTAGCCTGTATGGCAATCACAAACATAACTTCCTAGGTTGTTGCTGCAGGTCCCGTGATCACCACACACATTGTCAAGACACTCATTATTATCTGTAGTGAGAAATTGACAACAGACTCATATCAACCAttcaaaacatgcacacatttaaTGTAACtgcatcagagagagagagagagagaaagagaggcggagatttttttcaaatggtACCTTTGCATAAATTGGACGATCCAGGTGGTGACGATGGATCTGTTGCGCTGAATCCAGTCCAACAGGTACAGATGTAAGCTCCAATGGTGTTCTCACATTCGGAGTAAGAACCACAAATCCCTGAAGTCCTCACACACTCATCTATGTCTGTCAAGATAAATAACGGACAGTACTTTAGATAAGATACGTAATGAACAAACTGCATACTTTAAAGGTAGGTAATAACGGTaagataataatgaattaaGATGTACTTACCAACACAACCGTATGAATCTCCAGTGGGAAGGTGTGTCGTGGGGATTTCATATCCAGAAACACAGATACAGCCTCCACCAGTTGTACACTTAGCAAGAGGTCCACATGGGTTTGGATCACATGAAGTATGCTCTGAACAGACATAACATGATTACAAAATCATCAtgtaataaattattattaatcatagttttaaaaaaaatgtttttatcgtGTGTAAAAGCTGGTGAGTGTTGGCAACTAACACAAGAAGTAGCAAGTAGACTCATATAATTTGCCAATTAG contains:
- the LOC115575223 gene encoding adhesion G protein-coupled receptor E1-like, yielding MNYCASSLLLGFLVIPVSCVFPPGSCDGYTNITEPWRNRAFTSTSFTGFPKTDTHLVDKWWRFTGIGGDRVVASCIAQRIGGTYYPIRIPFSYPTTESVTPTTGAAYAYYSTCTGIAISVSIALCPGGFYVFKPASHGRNDMAYITQHTSCDPNPCGPLAKCTTGGGCICVSGYEIPTTHLPTGDSYGCVDIDECVRTSGICGSYSECENTIGAYICTCWTGFSATDPSSPPGSSNLCKDNNECLDNVCGDHGTCSNNLGSYVCDCHTGYQNVPDATPVCQDIDECFNSTICGPVSVCTNTPGAHTCACETGYQPTERAEEPSETNICIDVDECFEDATVCGPDANCTNSIGSYSCTCFPGFRLNEPDVIASVSNPCTDIDECSETPGICGRQTVCTNVPGTFYCSCPDGFYPSTGIVWTMGVSFCQSLQEILDAIKPLEGQTKERAFLDNMDQQLKNSSGVVLPEATVANGFAASMEVSGVGPRARSVKVSSEGDAETGSVILGISDRLVAAMVPATQNQTKKVVQSPTVDLSLQVIGPGTHDNSSASLSAQGQTMEINLQALASANNGSAAAAFLTLNGMESLLSHQYFQTENKTEMYSDVFTAVLPAINNTNLTEPVNFTIQHKKKVPESGIVTCVYWEEKSKNKEEGQIDEGGNNGEHWSVEGCWVAYSDENYTVCSCSHLSTFALIMQIGEPPPEDPFLEWLNRVCVIVGLFFFGLAIFTFLLCSWNPKINNTARLHMCLNLALTHLLLLWNDRYLEHELACTVMAGLLHFLVVASFVWMLLEALQLHLLVRRLSKVQVIQRDGLPRPLLYVIGYGVPFVIVGVSALVYSDGYGATEGDACWLSTKRLFNWALTGPVIVILGLNWVLFLATLWSLRPTLANMRSDISQSKDTRLILFKIVAQFVILGCTWILGLYQSNLFFQVLFIILNSQQGTFLFIVHCLLNKEVREEYIKWLTCSVGKDGSVKDAPSVSEDWDKPEEQTDEGKKE